A region from the Silene latifolia isolate original U9 population chromosome 7, ASM4854445v1, whole genome shotgun sequence genome encodes:
- the LOC141591461 gene encoding zinc finger BED domain-containing protein RICESLEEPER 2-like, which produces MACMILRMQLLKSVLCKYVKASPARKEKFQACIVEEKIECKSLVCLDVETRWNSTYLMLDIAIKFKKAFGCLLVKDSNLQKEMKKVGDYLTIDEWKQVSYFLPFLKIFYDATLKLSGSRYVTSNYYVEIIFGVGEVISQHLSHKDEGVRNMASKMKLKYDKYWGKIENLNLLLFVSLILDPRYKMTYVEWMVKTIYGNDKGRLLAMNITYFFETFFDFYASSIPKTSNSASSSSTTTNIFPQTNNQDDTFNFGALLGNKFEMEMGGAENESKSEWEKYLTDDRESRHSTLNILQWWKDNQKRYPILAKMARDVLAIPVSTVASESAFTRRSGS; this is translated from the coding sequence ATGGCTTGCATGATCTTGAGAATGCAATTATTAAAATCCGTACTCTGTAAATATGTGAAAGCTTCACCCGCTAGAAAGGAAAAATTTCAAGCTTGTATTGTGGAAGAGAAAATAGAGTGTAAGAGTCTTGTATGTTTGGATGTTGAAACTAGATGGAACTCCACTTACTTAATGCTtgatattgcgataaaatttaaGAAGGCTTTTGGGTGTTTGCTTGTAAAAGATTCTAATCTTCAAAAGGAAATGAAGAAGGTTGGTGACTACCTTACAATTGATGAGTGGAAACAAGTGTCTTACTTTTTGCCTTTCTTGAAAATTTTCTATGATGCAACATTAAAGCTGTCCGGTAGTCGTTATGTTACTAGTAATTATTATGTGGAGATTATATTTGGGGTTGGTGAAGTGATTTCTCAACATCTTAGTCACAAGGATGAAGGAGTTCGGAATATGGCTTCTAAAATGAAGTTGAAGTATGACAAGTATTGGGGTAAGATTGAGAATCTCAATTTGCTTTTGTTTGTCTCTCTTATTCTCGATCCAAGATATAAAATGACTTATGTGGAATGGATGGTTAAAACCATATATGGTAATGATAAAGGCCGTCTTCTCGCCATGAATATTACATACTTCTTTGAGACTTTCTTTGATTTTTATGCTTCCTCTATTCCTAAAACTTCAAACAGTGCATCTAGTTCTTCCACCACTACTAATATATTCCCCCAAACTAATAATCAAGATGATACATTTAACTTTGGTGCTCTCTTGGGGAACAAATTTGAAATGGAAATGGGTGGGGCAGAGAATGAGAGTAAAAGTGAATGGGAGAAGTATTTGACTGATGATAGGGAAAGTAGGCACTCTACTCTTAATATTTTGCAATGGTGGAAGGATAACCAAAAACGATACCCTATACTTGCTAAAATGGCTCGGGATGTGCTAGCCATTCCCGTTTCTACGGTGGCATCAGAGTCCGCTTTTACACGGAGGTCGGGTTCTTGA